A region of the Megalops cyprinoides isolate fMegCyp1 chromosome 21, fMegCyp1.pri, whole genome shotgun sequence genome:
CTGTTAACTGGTTGCCCGTTGTTAATATAATGATGTGCATGTAAAGGCAGCCATTGGTTAATTtcccacacctgcctaatcagaggcacattaaatacaggtgtgtggctacTGTTAGGGACCTTAGTGAGAAGCGTTGGCCAGCTTCCTCACAGGGCACATTCGCACGCACTGAGCTCACCTGTCAGGATGATGTTGGGCAGGTTGTGGCAGCTCCCTCCGCTGAACCCCTGGCTCTGATTCTGGTTCTGCTTGTTGAGGAACTGCGTGTCCCCCGAACCCTGGGTTCCCTGGGACGCCCCATCACCAGAGCGGGGCCCCCCATTCCCTGTTCCGACTGCAGGCTCGCACCCGGAGCCGTGGTTAAAGGTCTGACCTCCTGGCCGAGTGTCCTTGCTGAACTGTCCCAGCtatgggagggggtggggggtgggggggtgatgggCAGAAGGACATCCAAATAAACAAGAGGGACAAAGGGCCCATACAAACAAAGAAtgacaagcacacacaatgacatcatcaaatTATCACATCGAATTATCAAACACAATatcaaattaaataatacattagcATATTAGAGATACTACTCCAGAGTAGTACTAGAGTACTACTGTGACACTTAACTAATTTAATTCTCAGTGTTCCTGTTATCTTTATCTTTACAGAATTAATACATTCCTGTGGTTCACTGTTCACATATTAGCCTGTAGAAGCTCAGAAGCCAGTGCGTGTGAGAACAGTCTGGTAAAACACTCGCAACCTAATCTCTTTAGTAGGCAAATGGTAAAAGGCTCTTGTAATAAAGCCGAAGGATTGGTTGGTATGTTTTAACACTGGTCAGATGAAGGAAAGAGCTCAGAGTAGCACTTCAAGTGAGAACTTGgttccagtgacatcatcgGCTGCGGGCTtcacctgctgcaggagggCCTGGCTCTGACTCGCAGAAAGCTGCATGCCCAGATAGGGGTCGTCCAAAAAGGAGCTCAGCATGGAGGTGTCCTAGGAGGGCCAGAGTGAGAGGGGACACGTGATGAGAGACTTTGGAGAAAGCAAGAACAGCGCGGTTCTGTGGGGAACTCACAAGGTACTCACAGCGAACAGGCCCAAGGCGCTGGCTGGTGTGTTGCCCACCTGTGCAGTCATGCTGGGGTGCTGGAGCTGGTCCGTGTGAGCCggcaccctctgctggtggtCTGTGGCGCCCTGCTGCATCTGTGtcggggggaggggctgtgcaACTGGCCTCTGCATGGGAGCGTTCTGCTGACtctggaggagcagctgcaggcccCGGGGCTCCATCTGCGAGCACTGTGAAgtcggctgctgctgctgctgctgatgctgctgatgctgctgatactgatgctgttgctgctgctgctgctgctgctgatacTGATGCTGTTGCTGATGCTGTTGCCCTTGGTGATGCTGTTGCTGATGCTGTTGATGATGaagctgctgttgctgatgctgttgctgttggtgatgctgttgctgctgttgatgttggaattgctgttgttgctgatgCTGCTGGGGCTGTTGATGCTGTAGATACTGCTGTTGGTGTTGTTGCTGTGGATACTGTTGTTGCTGTGGacactgttgctgctgtggatactgctgttgctgtgggtgctgttgttgctgtagaGGCGGTTGTTGCTGTGGATACTGTTGCTGCTGCGgatgctgttgttgctgtggatACTGTTGTTGCTGTAGAGGTGGTTGTTGCTGTGGATACTGTTGCTGCTGTGAATGCGGTTGTTGATGTGgatgctgttgttgctgtggaaGAGGTTGTTGTGcgtgctgttgctgttggttTTGATGCTGTGGGTGCTGGTGGTGTTCtggctgttgctgctgttggtgatgatgttgttgttgttggtgctGGGTCTGCTGCAAGGGCTGATGGGATGCTGGAGGACCTGCCTGGAGCTGAGTGTAGGGATATGCTGGCAGCCGCTGGTCCAGGGACAGTTTACTGGTGTCCAGAGGAACCCCCTACAGCACAAACCCCAGTTACTAAACCCAGCAGCAACTGCTCAACACTTAAAAGATACACTCTGCAGATAAGATTCTTGTAGAATTTATGtattaaagtaaaatgtatttatggtgAAATGGAAGAGCATGACTTCATGGACCACACAACGGGTGGAGCTACTATATATCATCAATCACTGCCATGCATGaacctgtctctgtcttcagCTAACCAGTCTGATTAGTTCAAATGAGTTTCACTGCTTAGACATGACAGGTCCACCCATTTTGGTGTAGGAGGCCCTATTATCCTGTTACGATTATTAAGGTATCAGTGAAATAAACCACACTGGGAAACTGTGTTAACCCAAAAATGTTTCGCATAATTCCTCTAAGCTCACATTTTTGCAGGAGGCAACCAAAGTAGAGTGAGTGCATGAGGAAAATCTGATCACACAAAGTTGTTGGGAAGAGGGTTTCTAAACTCCCAAAGTTTAAGGCACAGTGTCAGTCTCACCTGTGTTATAGAGGAGAGCGTAGGAGAGATGGTGGGTGAGAACTGTTTGGGGTGATGCCGCCGAGAATCTCCACCAATGGGTACTATCAGGGGGCTGAGCTGGGTTCGTTTCCGTGGCGATGTGGCGAGTGGTGACTGCACCTGACCCATTGGGGCGTAGGCCGAGGATGTGGAAGAGGAGCACGAGCCAGACCCACCCACTCCGCTGCTGAAACTGGGGTTGCTGGTCGCTGAGTGGAGGGAATGGCCGCTGAGGGAGGAGTTACTGAGGGAGGACTGCAGGGATTGGTTGCTGAGGGAGGACTGCAGTGAGGGGTTGCTAAGTGACGAGTGCAAGGAGGTGGAGCTCAAGGAGTTTGGGATGGAGTGGCTGCTGAGAGACGATTGGATGTTGGGGTTGCTTAGCGATGACTGGAGCAACGGGTTACTGTAAGTTCCCTGGTGAGACGCAGACAAGcctgaaccaaaaaaaaaaaagaaaaaaacaaaacattacatcatcagAAGGTCAAACTAAGGCCATTTGAGGAacaacacactcactgacaaTCTGGTGCACTGGTCAGCGATGACCAATTTTAAACCAAGACAAACCACTTCCTTTACAGTTAAAAGTCTATTTCCTATAACCGACAATGCACATTTAACCAACATTAGCATTAGCGCATTCCAAAAATACCACACAGCTAATACTGATAGCACTGCAAATTGTCCaactttgtaaaataaaactcCCCTTAAATTACGCACCCAAGGTGAAACTCGGTTCTATTCCAGTGATGGAAACGCTGATGGAACCTCACAGACAAGCTGTCAGGCAGAAGACCTAGATCACCCTGCACTGCCACAAGTCCTGATTCAGCTTTTTCAACAGATAAAGAGCGCCCCGCCCGCCTTGCAGTTCCGCACTCGCCGACTTGATTTGACGGCTGGAAATTATTCAGGCTGATTGAAATGAGATGCTAATGTCTTGTGACCTCATTCGGAAGAGGAGGCGGTGCCGAGAAGTGAGAGATGCTATCTCAAGACTGCACGGCAACATCGTGGGTGGCCCGCGTGGAAGTGATGCGGGCAGGGCTTCCGGTTTCTACAGCAACAGTAACTTACAAGCACCTGACCTGACGGCAGTTTCAGTGCTGACCCGGCCAAACGCTATCGTTCTGGCACCAAtgggctgtgtgtgggtgggtggctgCCTGTGAAGAGGCAAGAGGAGCCCCCAGGAACAGCTCGCTATTTCAGGCCCGCTGAGCCCCACACACATCCGTTATCGGGGGTTTCGGGGGCCTCCCCAAACACTTCCTGTGCGGCAGGCCACAGCACAAACCTCTGCACGGCAGCTTTCTTTCCGCTGCAGGCGTGAACACGTTCCTGTACAACGACACAAACCTCACGCCAAACTCAGCGCGTCTCTCTGAGAGCGTGAACACACACTGAACCACACAGCTTttgaacacacactgcactatGTGGCCCTTGGACTCAAATGACCCTTAATCAACACCCTACACTCATTCAAATCCCTATTGGCTCTTAATCCACACTCTTCAATGCTTAATAAATCCCCATTGAGCCGTAATCAGCACACAAGCTCCACCAAGACTCCAAAAATACCTACAAACGAACCTAAACCAGAAGCTTGATGATCAAGTCTAAAGTGGCTTAAACACACTTATATAATCTTATATAAGCACCTTATATAATTGATTTGGCAGCAGAATAAGACCGGTGCTTAACAGTGCCATTTTCACTAGTGTTACTACGTGTTATAAAGAATCATGCTTACAATGTGAAGCGCGCTGGGGTATCAGCCAGTGAGAGATAAGGCAGCTTTTTACTCCTCAGTTCAACAGAGAGTAGTATTTTTGAATCTGGTGCCATGAACCCAGCTCTCTCCCCTAATGCATGTTAGAACCATATATGGCACCATGTGATGAGTAGCATAACACTGTCATGAGTGCTGAATGTTAAAACGTGTGCTGACCGGATCTGAATTAGTTTGTTAGGGCTAACTGGCATGGGCTGTTCCCAACTAGCAGACCTCTTTTTAAATAGGTTTCATAAACAgagcactgaaataaaacaatgtgaacATGAGAGCACCCAGACATATTTGCACAAACACttgcatatgtacacacacctatccacacccacccacccacccactcacccactcacccactcacccacacacccacacacacacacacccactcacccactcacccactcacccacacacccacacacacacccacccactcacccactcacccactcacccacacacccacacacacacacacccacacacacacacacacacacacccactcacccccccacacacccacacacccacacacccactcacacacacacacacacacccactcacccactcacccactcacccactcacccacacacacagacacacacacacacacacacacacacacacacacacacacacacacacacacacacacacacagacacacagacacacacacacacacacacacacactctgtcacctGGTAGGTGGAAGGCGTTGCCGGCGGTGATGCCCAGCTGGGTGAGGGTGCTGGCCAGGTTACCCGTGCTGCTGCCCCcgctgagggagggggggccgGGCTCGTCCTGGTCCAGGGGGGTGGGCAGCGGGGAGGGGAAGTGGAGGGTGGTGAGGTCAGGGAGGGAGCCCCCCGCATTCAGGGCTGCCGGGATGTGGGGTACGCCGGACGGCTGGTCCGGGGAGGGCGAGATACtgccacagaggagagggagagaggagagggggcacTGGTGAACGTTTCATCTGCGTATttactttagaaaaaaattcGATCTTCAGGTAAGCAGGGCGTCGGTTGGAGGGTTTGCTTACTTGATACCCGGGACTTCACAGGACTTGGGTCGTGATGACAGCATTGGTAGCTGAGGGCAAGGAAACGTGGGTAAGACAACGATTTAGCTAATCTTCCATTGTACAGATAAAACAAAGtctgaataaaatatatcaataataCTACTTTCTTATGATAACAGAGCCCATCCAAAATGCCATCCACTACCCCAAGAAATCAAGTCTGAGGAAATTCAAACACTACATTTTTGGGGATCGATTCCTAATCTGACTATGAAAGATCTGTGCAAATGATTGTGTCATGAACAGCATACGTGAATTACCCCTGTATGGCTAAATGAGTTGGAGTTTATCTCGATTTCTGTGGCTCGAAATAGCTGTTGTGCGACTACGCCCCATGGCCTGTGCCATTGCCCACAACCAATCACTCGAAACACTCAGTGTCATGGAGACAGCCAGTGGATACCGATCTTAGTCTTCGCTATATCTTGACTGGGGACTGAAGCCAGAGAGGCTGACGCAGTAGGAGGCAGTAATCACGGTGGCGTGAGCGCAGCGGCAGCGCCGATGGGTCTCTGTACCTTCTTGGCGTCCCACGGTTTCAGCAGCCTCCCCTCCTCTATCATGTTCTCCTCAATAGGTGGAACAGGATACGGGAACACTGcaggggaggagaaggggaaggTTAGGGCCAGAGTTAGGATCAGGGACAGGGCCAGGGTcagggccagggccagggccagggtcagggccagggccagggccagggtcagggccagggccagggccagggTCAGGGCCAGGGTCAGGGACAGGGTCAGGgacagggtcagggtcagggtcagggtcagggtcagggtcagggtcagggccAGGGTCAAGatttgggttagggttagggacaGGGTTAGGATCAGGGACAGGGTCAGGGTAAGGGTAAGGGTCGGAATTTCGGTTAAGGCTGGGATTAGGGTTAGGACTAGACTTAGGTTAGCCACAATCATTACATCACCCTTctcttgtgaaaaaaaaatctctaacaGGGTGCCTGGTCCTACAGATAGAGGTGGCACTAACAGATCAAACTGCAGATACAGGTCTGAATGGATCTGAATGGACAACATAACCTTTCtcacagtgtgcatgtgcgcattttcatgtgtgtgtgtgtacgcgcgtgtacaagtgtatatgcatgtgtgtgtggatgcctatgcatatctgtgtgcgtatgcatatgcatatctgtgtgcgtacatgtgagtgtatgcttgtctgtgtgtgtgttgtttttggtATTGACACAGTGACATGGTTGGCTTCCAGTCTGAATGttgaaagatgaaaataaaagtgagaCTCACTCTTGCGTACGACCCCCTCCGCCTGACCTACAGCACCACAAGAGAAGAGCACACACTCGTCAGAGCACAGCCGACAGGAAACCgtgcagcacagtggtaaggccgtgtaccaaaaggttgctgattcaattccccaTTGGGTTACTGGAGCTGTACCCTCAGGCAgggtacttaatccacaattgcctcagtaattatccagctgtataaatggataacatgtaaaaact
Encoded here:
- the LOC118769085 gene encoding CREB-regulated transcription coactivator 1-like — encoded protein: MSAAGTGAGAGGCGPGPGSGGGSGTCNPRKFSEKIALHTQRQAEETAAFQEVMMDITSTRLQAQKVRLARSQGQYFGGSLPNVNQIGRNTSDLQGHFHTTLESSRSTRHHGLVERVHRDRRFTSPVRPYRRQTDSSPYNSAYLSPPPDPSWRRNWSRSFPVDKTLSAPLPITALNRTNSDSALHTSVMTPLSRDPLSGHTLTPQSRHSGQAEGVVRKMFPYPVPPIEENMIEEGRLLKPWDAKKLPMLSSRPKSCEVPGINISPSPDQPSGVPHIPAALNAGGSLPDLTTLHFPSPLPTPLDQDEPGPPSLSGGSSTGNLASTLTQLGITAGNAFHLPGLSASHQGTYSNPLLQSSLSNPNIQSSLSSHSIPNSLSSTSLHSSLSNPSLQSSLSNQSLQSSLSNSSLSGHSLHSATSNPSFSSGVGGSGSCSSSTSSAYAPMGQVQSPLATSPRKRTQLSPLIVPIGGDSRRHHPKQFSPTISPTLSSITQGVPLDTSKLSLDQRLPAYPYTQLQAGPPASHQPLQQTQHQQQQHHHQQQQQPEHHQHPQHQNQQQQHAQQPLPQQQQHPHQQPHSQQQQYPQQQPPLQQQQYPQQQQHPQQQQYQHQYQQHQQHQQQQQQPTSQCSQMEPRGLQLLLQSQQNAPMQRPVAQPLPPTQMQQGATDHQQRVPAHTDQLQHPSMTAQVGNTPASALGLFADTSMLSSFLDDPYLGMQLSASQSQALLQQLGQFSKDTRPGGQTFNHGSGCEPAVGTGNGGPRSGDGASQGTQGSGDTQFLNKQNQNQSQGFSGGSCHNLPNIILTGDSSGLSKEITSALSGVPGFEMDAFGLDDPLQMDPLALEGLSMLAEGDLMLPDPAVEDSFRSDRL